DNA sequence from the Streptomyces tsukubensis genome:
TTCTGGGGGCGTAGTGAAGACGCAACCCCGGGGCAGGGGCTACGCCTGGTAGGCCACGAGGGAGATGCCCACGTAGTGGACGACGAACGCGGCCAGCGTGAACGAGTGGAAGACCTCGTGGAAGCCGAACCACCGCGGTGAGGGGTTGGGCCGCTTGATGCCGTACACCACCCCGCCCACGCTGTAGAGCAGTCCGCCCGCGATCACGCAGACGAGGACGGCGATGCCGCCCGTGCGCAGGAAGTCCGGCAGGAAGAAGACCGCGGCCCAGCCCATTGCGATGTAGCAGGGCGTGTAGAGCCAGCGCGGCGCTCCCACCCAGAACACCCGGAAGGCGATCCCGGCCACCGCGGCGGCCCAGACCGCCCAGAGGAGGGGCCGGGCGGTGGAA
Encoded proteins:
- the trhA gene encoding PAQR family membrane homeostasis protein TrhA, which produces MTPAAPDALPATTATSIPSPPAKPKLRGWLHAGMFPAVLVAGLVLTAFAGSPRARAACAVYVLTACLLFGVSALYHRGNWGPRGEAVLRRLDHANIFLIIAGTYTPLTMLLLPDSTARPLLWAVWAAAVAGIAFRVFWVGAPRWLYTPCYIAMGWAAVFFLPDFLRTGGIAVLVCVIAGGLLYSVGGVVYGIKRPNPSPRWFGFHEVFHSFTLAAFVVHYVGISLVAYQA